One genomic window of Arthrobacter sp. KBS0703 includes the following:
- a CDS encoding ribonuclease Z — MRELVVLGTASQVPTRTRNHNGYLLRWDGEGLLFDPGEGTQRQMIHAGVSASRVTRICLTHVHGDHCFGLPGVLSRMVLDGVAHPVYLHYPASGADVVQALVSVAPPGLDLRMLPHGGRGEIAPGLEVLPLRHRVETYGYRLIEPDGRTLLPERLAAAGIGGPDISQLQREGILRGVRLEDVSVPRTGQGFAFVMDTAPCTGAEELADGVDLLVAESTFSDDDADLAAQYAHLTAGQAGALAASGGVGTLVLTHFSSRYPDVTRLAEQARARAGGAAVVAANDLDWIALPKRERASS; from the coding sequence ATGCGTGAACTCGTCGTCCTCGGCACCGCTTCACAAGTCCCGACGCGTACGCGGAACCACAACGGGTACCTGCTGCGCTGGGACGGCGAAGGCCTCCTCTTCGACCCGGGGGAAGGCACGCAGCGGCAGATGATCCATGCCGGCGTATCTGCGAGCCGGGTCACCCGTATCTGCCTCACCCACGTCCACGGTGACCACTGTTTCGGACTGCCCGGCGTGCTGTCGCGGATGGTGCTCGACGGCGTGGCCCACCCGGTCTACCTGCACTATCCGGCCTCGGGGGCGGACGTCGTACAGGCACTGGTGTCCGTCGCCCCGCCGGGCCTCGACCTGCGGATGCTGCCGCACGGAGGACGCGGGGAGATCGCGCCGGGGCTGGAGGTGCTGCCGCTGCGGCACAGAGTCGAAACCTACGGCTACCGACTTATCGAACCAGACGGACGCACGCTGCTGCCGGAACGTCTGGCGGCGGCCGGCATCGGGGGCCCGGACATCAGCCAATTGCAGCGCGAGGGTATCCTGCGTGGCGTGCGCCTGGAGGACGTCAGTGTGCCGCGGACCGGGCAGGGTTTTGCCTTCGTCATGGACACCGCCCCGTGCACAGGTGCCGAGGAACTCGCCGACGGCGTCGACCTGCTGGTGGCGGAGTCGACCTTCAGCGACGACGACGCCGATCTCGCCGCGCAGTACGCTCACCTGACCGCAGGGCAGGCTGGCGCGCTGGCGGCAAGCGGCGGCGTCGGGACCCTCGTTCTCACCCACTTTTCCTCTCGCTACCCGGACGTCACCCGGCTCGCCGAACAGGCGAGGGCGCGCGCAGGTGGGGCCGCCGTCGTGGCAGCGAACGATCTGGACTGGATCGCGCTTCCCAAACGCGAGCGCGCCTCCTCGTAA
- a CDS encoding glycoside hydrolase family 16 protein — protein MTAAPAPAAVPAAAPAAVSYTHLDVYKRQAQAAAPVKVAPAATPVAPAATGSGTQAATVRGWGAVVAGDEFSNTGAPDRTKWGVYNGTGHAGKGVRSPAAWAVANGVATVSGNSAGTTGGMSAKFAKQKYGKWETRMKTNARDPQYHPVLILWPDNSDSKCAEIDYAEGTSDTAQMKFFLHYACGGGNFQTTAAKAIDTTQWHNYAVEWTPAGITGYIDGVKTFTDTNPAHQPTGTMHQTLQLDWFPTGARTAPSQMQVDWVRVYK, from the coding sequence GTGACCGCAGCTCCGGCACCGGCCGCAGTACCGGCCGCCGCGCCAGCCGCTGTCTCTTATACACATCTAGATGTGTATAAGAGACAGGCGCAGGCCGCTGCCCCGGTAAAGGTGGCGCCCGCCGCAACTCCGGTGGCGCCCGCCGCAACCGGCAGTGGTACGCAAGCTGCCACCGTTCGCGGCTGGGGAGCCGTCGTCGCCGGCGACGAATTCTCCAACACCGGCGCGCCGGACCGCACGAAGTGGGGCGTCTACAACGGCACAGGCCATGCGGGCAAGGGCGTCCGCAGTCCGGCGGCCTGGGCGGTTGCCAACGGCGTCGCAACGGTCAGCGGCAACTCAGCCGGTACCACCGGCGGCATGTCGGCCAAGTTTGCGAAGCAGAAGTACGGCAAGTGGGAAACGCGCATGAAGACGAATGCACGGGACCCTCAGTACCACCCCGTCCTGATTCTGTGGCCCGACAACAGCGACTCCAAGTGCGCCGAGATTGACTACGCTGAGGGCACGTCCGACACAGCGCAGATGAAGTTCTTCCTGCACTACGCCTGTGGCGGCGGAAATTTCCAGACGACGGCAGCAAAGGCCATTGATACCACCCAGTGGCACAACTATGCGGTGGAGTGGACCCCGGCCGGCATCACCGGATACATCGACGGCGTGAAGACCTTCACTGACACGAACCCGGCACACCAGCCGACGGGCACCATGCACCAGACGCTCCAGCTTGACTGGTTCCCGACCGGCGCCCGCACTGCACCCTCGCAGATGCAGGTCGACTGGGTGCGCGTCTACAAGTAG